In a single window of the Streptomyces sp. HUAS ZL42 genome:
- a CDS encoding GTP-binding protein: MHLLNLGILAHVDAGKTSLTERLLHSVGIIDEIGSVDAGSTQTDTLALERQRGITIKSAVVSFPVDDVTVNLIDTPGHPDFIAEVERVLGVLDGAVLVVSAVEGVQAQTRVLMRTLRRLRIPTLIFVNKIDRRGARYEGVLRAIAERLTPAVVPMGEVAALGTRRAAFLPGPGGADVLADHDDELLAAYVDDTVTRDRLHAALVAQTRRALVHPVYFGSAATGAGVDALISGIRGLLPAAEGDPDGPLSGTVFKVERGPAGEKVAYARLFSGTLRTRDQVLFGEARTEGKVTAISVFDHGTDVRDDAAPAGRIARLWGLADVRIGDCLGVPREQAAHHFAPPTLETVVVPGRDTDRGALHLALTQLTEQDPLIGLRHDEVRREISVSLYGEVQKEVLQATLADEYGLDVAFRGTTPLCIERPSGTGAAVEFIKKDPNPFLATVGLRVDPAPAGTGVSFGLEVELGAMPYAFFKAVEDTVRETLAQGLHGWQVADCAVTMTHSGYWPRQSHAHQGFDKSMSSTGADFRGLTPLVLIEALRRAGTQVYEPMHRFRLEAPADTLGALLPVLARRRAVPQTTGTRRESCVLEGAVPAAHVHALEQQLPGLTRGEGELESAFDHYAPVARGTVPERPRTDHNPLNRKEYLLNVTRRVVS, from the coding sequence GTGCACTTGCTCAACCTCGGGATCCTCGCGCACGTCGACGCCGGTAAGACCAGCCTGACCGAGCGGCTGCTGCACTCGGTCGGGATCATCGACGAGATCGGCAGCGTCGACGCCGGCAGCACGCAGACCGACACCCTCGCGCTGGAGCGGCAGCGCGGCATCACCATCAAGTCCGCCGTCGTCTCCTTCCCGGTGGACGACGTGACGGTCAACCTGATCGACACCCCCGGTCACCCGGACTTCATCGCCGAGGTGGAACGGGTGCTCGGCGTGCTCGACGGCGCCGTGCTCGTCGTCTCGGCCGTCGAGGGTGTGCAGGCGCAGACGCGTGTGCTGATGCGGACCCTGCGGCGGCTGCGCATCCCCACCCTGATCTTCGTCAACAAGATCGACCGCCGCGGGGCGCGGTACGAGGGCGTCCTGCGGGCGATCGCCGAGCGCCTGACGCCGGCGGTCGTACCGATGGGCGAGGTCGCCGCACTCGGCACCCGCCGGGCCGCGTTCCTTCCCGGACCCGGCGGCGCCGACGTCCTCGCCGACCACGACGACGAGCTGCTCGCCGCGTACGTCGACGACACCGTCACCCGCGACCGTCTGCACGCGGCCCTCGTCGCCCAGACCCGCCGGGCCCTCGTGCATCCGGTGTACTTCGGCTCCGCGGCGACAGGAGCGGGCGTGGATGCGCTGATCTCCGGCATCAGGGGACTGCTGCCCGCCGCCGAGGGCGATCCCGACGGGCCGCTCTCGGGCACGGTGTTCAAGGTCGAGCGCGGCCCGGCGGGGGAGAAGGTGGCGTACGCACGGTTGTTCTCCGGTACGCTGCGCACGCGTGACCAGGTCCTTTTCGGTGAGGCGCGCACCGAGGGCAAGGTCACCGCGATCAGTGTCTTCGACCACGGCACGGACGTCCGGGACGACGCGGCTCCGGCCGGGAGGATCGCCCGGCTGTGGGGGCTCGCCGACGTCAGGATCGGCGACTGCCTCGGCGTACCGCGCGAACAGGCCGCGCACCACTTCGCCCCGCCCACCCTCGAGACCGTGGTCGTGCCCGGCCGGGACACCGACCGGGGGGCCCTGCACCTCGCCCTCACCCAGCTCACCGAACAGGACCCGCTGATCGGCCTGCGTCACGACGAGGTGCGCCGGGAGATCTCCGTGTCCCTCTACGGCGAGGTGCAGAAGGAGGTCCTCCAGGCCACCCTCGCCGACGAGTACGGCCTCGACGTCGCCTTCCGCGGGACGACACCCCTGTGCATCGAGCGGCCGTCCGGGACGGGAGCGGCGGTGGAGTTCATCAAGAAGGACCCGAACCCGTTCCTCGCCACGGTCGGTCTGCGCGTCGATCCGGCGCCGGCCGGGACCGGCGTGAGCTTCGGCCTCGAGGTGGAGCTGGGGGCCATGCCGTACGCCTTCTTCAAGGCCGTCGAGGACACCGTGCGCGAAACGCTCGCCCAGGGTCTGCACGGCTGGCAGGTCGCCGACTGCGCGGTGACCATGACCCACTCCGGATACTGGCCCCGGCAGAGCCACGCCCACCAGGGCTTCGACAAGAGCATGTCGAGCACCGGCGCCGACTTCCGCGGACTGACCCCGCTGGTCCTGATCGAGGCGCTGCGCCGGGCGGGCACACAGGTGTACGAGCCGATGCACCGCTTCCGCCTCGAGGCCCCGGCGGACACGCTGGGCGCGCTGCTGCCGGTGCTGGCCAGGCGGCGGGCCGTGCCGCAGACGACCGGGACGCGCCGGGAGTCGTGCGTGCTGGAGGGTGCGGTGCCCGCGGCCCATGTGCACGCGCTGGAGCAGCAACTGCCCGGGCTGACCCGCGGTGAGGGCGAACTGGAGAGCGCCTTCGACCACTACGCCCCTGTCGCGCGCGGCACGGTGCCCGAGCGGCCCCGCACCGACCACAACCCGCTGAACCGTAAGGAGTACTTGTTGAACGTGACGCGCCGAGTGGTGAGTTGA
- a CDS encoding TetR/AcrR family transcriptional regulator produces the protein MTGRLKAPTGRYGGKSAQERQAERRGRFLGAALQLFGDTPGYRATTVAALSEAAGLSTRQFYEEFRTLEDVLAALHLQVNDWAEEAVLTAFAATDGLPLLDRVTAIFRAYAGNVTADPRRIRITFVEIIGVSGRLEEQRLARRARWVDLICAEATAAAARGEAAPRDYRLASTAFIGSVNGLLHDWSAGWVDATLDEVVDELVRLLLGILRPDGWRTTSGC, from the coding sequence GTGACGGGCAGGCTCAAGGCGCCGACGGGCCGCTACGGCGGCAAGTCCGCCCAGGAGCGGCAGGCCGAGCGACGCGGAAGATTCCTGGGCGCGGCACTCCAGCTGTTCGGGGACACCCCGGGCTACCGCGCCACGACCGTCGCGGCGCTGAGCGAGGCGGCGGGACTGTCGACCCGGCAGTTCTACGAGGAGTTCCGCACCCTCGAGGACGTCCTGGCCGCCCTCCACCTCCAGGTCAACGACTGGGCGGAGGAGGCGGTCCTGACCGCGTTCGCCGCCACGGATGGCCTGCCTCTCCTGGACCGGGTCACCGCGATCTTCCGGGCCTACGCGGGGAACGTCACCGCCGATCCGCGCCGCATCCGCATCACCTTCGTCGAGATCATCGGGGTCAGCGGGCGCCTGGAGGAACAGCGCCTCGCCCGCCGCGCACGCTGGGTCGACCTCATCTGCGCCGAGGCGACGGCGGCCGCGGCCCGTGGCGAGGCGGCCCCCCGTGACTACCGCCTCGCCTCGACGGCCTTCATCGGCAGCGTCAACGGACTGCTCCACGACTGGAGCGCGGGATGGGTGGACGCGACGCTGGACGAGGTGGTCGACGAACTGGTCCGGCTGCTGCTGGGGATTCTGCGGCCGGACGGGTGGCGTACGACGAGTGGGTGCTGA
- a CDS encoding YncE family protein, with the protein MPVFRPRLCSVAAALVLTVTAPATAATAASDTAALREVLFVGNNWDGTADVIKSTGDFAKIGRINVIPDKDQRMAEINADPIKWSYFMIIRNTVGEGHDQFVDDMYSTPDGTSVVVSRPSFADVVSIDLATGAINWRFPVSGYRSDHMAVSPDGTRVAVSASTSNTVHVLDIDTGKQLGSFATGDKPHENIFTKDGKYIYNMAIGDVNTALDAPWLDWTKGDRRITVVDATTYKQVKVIDMRARLDAIGLTDYSDAVRPAVFSPDESKLYFQVSFFNGFFEYDLVTDKITRTKTLPKNPATSDDRTTYVNDSRHHGISMKPDGSKLCVAGTMDDYATVVDRATLQEGPLVTTSKPYWATVSGDGKDCIVSESGADQVTAIDFATGKKVLSVPVGDHPQRVRLGHVKADWTGSGS; encoded by the coding sequence ATGCCGGTCTTCAGACCCAGACTTTGCTCCGTAGCCGCCGCCCTCGTGCTGACCGTTACCGCGCCCGCGACCGCCGCCACCGCGGCATCCGACACCGCCGCCCTGCGCGAGGTGCTGTTCGTCGGCAACAACTGGGACGGCACCGCGGACGTCATCAAGTCCACCGGCGACTTCGCGAAGATCGGCCGGATCAACGTGATCCCGGACAAGGACCAGCGGATGGCGGAGATCAACGCCGATCCGATCAAGTGGTCCTACTTCATGATCATCCGCAACACCGTCGGCGAGGGGCACGACCAGTTCGTCGACGACATGTACTCCACCCCCGACGGCACGTCGGTGGTCGTCTCGCGTCCGAGCTTCGCGGACGTCGTGTCGATCGACCTGGCCACGGGCGCCATCAACTGGCGCTTCCCGGTGTCCGGTTACCGCTCCGACCACATGGCGGTCTCCCCCGACGGCACCCGCGTCGCGGTCTCCGCGTCCACCTCCAACACCGTGCACGTGCTGGACATCGACACCGGCAAGCAGCTGGGCTCGTTCGCCACCGGCGACAAGCCGCACGAGAACATCTTCACCAAGGACGGCAAGTACATCTACAACATGGCGATCGGCGACGTGAACACCGCGCTCGACGCGCCCTGGCTGGACTGGACGAAGGGCGACCGGCGCATCACGGTCGTCGACGCGACCACGTACAAGCAGGTCAAGGTCATCGACATGCGGGCGCGTCTCGACGCGATCGGCCTCACGGACTACTCGGACGCCGTCCGCCCGGCCGTCTTCTCGCCAGACGAGTCCAAGCTGTACTTCCAGGTGTCGTTCTTCAACGGCTTCTTCGAGTACGACCTCGTCACGGACAAGATCACCCGGACGAAGACCCTGCCGAAGAATCCGGCGACCAGCGACGACCGCACCACCTACGTCAACGACTCGCGCCACCACGGCATCTCGATGAAGCCGGACGGCAGCAAGCTGTGCGTCGCGGGCACGATGGACGACTACGCGACGGTCGTCGACCGCGCCACGCTCCAGGAGGGCCCGCTGGTCACCACCTCCAAGCCCTACTGGGCCACCGTCAGCGGCGACGGCAAGGACTGCATCGTCTCCGAGAGCGGCGCCGACCAGGTCACGGCCATCGACTTCGCGACCGGCAAGAAGGTGCTGTCGGTGCCGGTGGGCGACCATCCGCAGCGCGTCCGCCTCGGCCATGTGAAGGCCGACTGGACGGGCTCCGGCAGCTGA
- a CDS encoding endoglycosylceramidase — MPNIRARLLVVLVVLFGSLTVAGTPSATAATLPDSLWFDGTSLTVSGGRFTDGQGREVVLRGYNVSGETKLDENHGLPFASVTDAKKSATALRALGGGNSVRFLLSWAYAEPVRGQVDTAYLAAATDQMRAFLDAGIRVYPDFHQDLYSRYLFDPDSWYTGDGAPKWAVELGDYPDESCGICFFWGQNITQNGAVKEASYDFWHNAYGLQDAFLATAQQTMTYVRQHLTAEEFAGVVGFDPYNEPYAGSYDSGQTSRTWERDVLWPFYVKFRARMDAAGWQDKPAFVEPNLFWNANIDFQKQEGGLLDAGTLGSRYVFNTHFYDQKAISGILMWGKAADGQYATDFGTVRDRASAVGTTAVVSEFGHPLSGTVSDKAPTVLKAMYQALDSRRPGSTWWTQAATSGPVLSGSQWQWDIYNGRHHELMNGNPDKVLTSGDAWNDEDLSAVRLDDSGAVTLRQDARLLDRVYPSATAGTTVAFTYEDRSRDGSTTLTWNPVPSSLPNVAQLVGSGQYGLLVWRSGSGSAPTELHLPASFPTSATTVVSDLGTVYAPPSYTSTTPVGVAPEPGGTGSRRLLLTDADSGVLHYALVTNGATAPSATVLAAARSELTAWAAKTIG; from the coding sequence ATGCCGAATATCCGGGCACGTCTGCTCGTTGTTCTGGTTGTCCTTTTCGGATCACTGACGGTGGCGGGTACCCCGTCCGCCACCGCCGCCACCCTCCCCGACTCCCTCTGGTTCGACGGCACATCCCTGACCGTCTCAGGCGGCCGCTTCACCGACGGCCAGGGCCGCGAGGTCGTGCTGCGCGGCTACAACGTCTCCGGCGAGACCAAGCTGGACGAGAACCACGGACTCCCCTTCGCCTCCGTCACCGACGCGAAGAAGTCGGCGACCGCGCTGCGCGCCCTCGGCGGCGGCAACTCGGTCCGCTTCCTGCTCTCCTGGGCCTACGCCGAGCCGGTGCGCGGCCAGGTGGACACGGCGTACCTGGCCGCCGCGACGGACCAGATGCGGGCGTTCCTCGACGCCGGCATCCGCGTCTACCCCGACTTCCACCAGGACCTCTACTCCCGCTACCTCTTCGACCCGGACAGCTGGTACACGGGCGACGGCGCGCCCAAGTGGGCCGTGGAGCTGGGCGACTACCCGGACGAGTCCTGCGGGATCTGCTTCTTCTGGGGCCAGAACATCACCCAGAACGGAGCGGTGAAGGAGGCGTCGTACGACTTCTGGCACAACGCCTACGGACTGCAGGACGCCTTCCTGGCGACCGCCCAGCAGACCATGACGTACGTCAGACAGCACCTGACCGCCGAGGAGTTCGCGGGCGTCGTCGGCTTCGACCCCTACAACGAGCCCTACGCGGGCAGCTACGACTCGGGGCAGACGAGCCGCACCTGGGAGCGGGACGTGCTGTGGCCCTTCTACGTGAAGTTCCGCGCCCGGATGGACGCGGCCGGCTGGCAGGACAAGCCGGCCTTCGTCGAGCCGAACCTCTTCTGGAACGCCAACATCGACTTCCAGAAGCAGGAGGGCGGCCTGCTGGACGCGGGTACGCTCGGCTCGCGCTACGTCTTCAACACCCACTTCTACGACCAGAAGGCCATCTCGGGGATCCTGATGTGGGGCAAGGCGGCCGACGGCCAGTACGCCACCGATTTCGGGACGGTCCGCGACCGCGCCTCGGCAGTCGGGACGACGGCCGTGGTCAGCGAGTTCGGGCACCCGCTGTCGGGGACGGTGTCGGACAAGGCGCCGACCGTCCTGAAGGCGATGTACCAGGCCCTGGACTCCCGCCGCCCCGGCTCGACCTGGTGGACCCAGGCGGCAACCAGTGGACCGGTGCTGTCGGGATCACAATGGCAGTGGGACATCTACAACGGACGTCACCACGAGCTGATGAACGGCAACCCCGACAAGGTGCTCACCTCCGGCGACGCCTGGAACGACGAGGACCTGTCGGCCGTACGCCTGGACGACTCGGGTGCGGTGACGCTGCGTCAGGATGCCCGGCTCCTCGACCGGGTCTATCCGAGCGCCACCGCCGGTACGACGGTCGCCTTCACCTACGAGGACCGCTCACGGGACGGCTCGACGACCCTGACCTGGAACCCGGTGCCGAGTTCCCTGCCGAACGTGGCACAGCTGGTGGGCTCCGGCCAGTACGGGCTGCTGGTGTGGCGCTCGGGCAGTGGCTCGGCACCCACCGAACTGCACCTGCCGGCGTCCTTCCCGACCTCGGCGACCACGGTCGTCTCCGACCTGGGCACGGTGTACGCCCCGCCGTCGTACACCTCGACGACCCCGGTCGGCGTGGCGCCCGAGCCGGGCGGCACCGGCAGCCGCCGCCTGCTGCTCACCGACGCGGACTCGGGCGTCCTGCACTACGCGCTGGTGACCAACGGGGCGACGGCACCGTCGGCGACCGTGCTGGCGGCGGCCCGTTCCGAACTGACCGCGTGGGCCGCGAAGACCATCGGTTGA